In Oncorhynchus clarkii lewisi isolate Uvic-CL-2024 chromosome 16, UVic_Ocla_1.0, whole genome shotgun sequence, one genomic interval encodes:
- the LOC139368849 gene encoding DDB1- and CUL4-associated factor 1-like isoform X2, translating into MASASASVDSKAELTALLEHWLEKWEGEQQASTPDLVNILTKISELVERETEEYHKADPDPFDDRHPGRADPECVLGHLLKILFKDDDFMNALVNSYVMTSRELTLNTAACRLLQNIMPGLETAVVFQEKEGIVERLFKWAQEAEQPLMIYATGLLAGAMENQDIAANYREENSVLVPLMLQRLRELQAKDTENRKEFKRPSPRKALGEPLLPLDEETVDGGFEDTPFSSGNNGTERVEKGPEEDREENPFPPGNNRTEKGPEEDIEESPFPSNESDNSSHKISSCTSSSIKGLMKPVSAPQSLSHRDFPDGRAEGSSNLKRRAERENGRKVKQKLNFSLPEPERSFSELSNSSWSEMSPWVIGNNYHLYPLTPEMEQRLILQYLTPLGEYQELLAVFMQMGACELLIHYMDLKQTNDVQLTFEALKYLASLLLHKKFAAQFVAHGGVQKLLEIPKPSMAATGVSLCLYYLAYNQDAMERVCMLPHSILSDVVSYTLWLLECSHASGCCHATMFFSISFSYRAVLELFDRQDGLRRLVNLISTLEILNPEDQAALLSDDQIFSSRQTAKHTCMALRRFFEAHLAIKVEQVKQSLQRTEGGAPIHPQPYYKACSYTHEQVVEMMEFLIEYGPVRLYWEPAEVFHKLSCVQLLLQLISIACDWRTYYGRSDTVRYALDILSILTVIPKTQLLMAESVAVPDGEGGNAVSTVGMSVVLLVAEGEVFVNDAEIQKSALQVVINCVCAPDKRMSSIGKFISGTPRRRLPQTTKSSESVLSKMWNVVQSNNGIKVLLSLLTVKMPITDADQIRALACKALVGLSRSSSVRQIISKLPLFSSGHIQQLMKEPVLQDKRSEHVKFCKFAAELIKRVSGKPLMIGTDVSLAWLQRANVVAQSRISFPEKELLLLIRNHLVAKGLHDTATTLTKEADLPMAILPHPSSSALLPVVVPPPPASPAPALPRTPRLANGVAARLASHGSHPSMPLSVQPRPSTSQLLALPPAAPPLLTPHQSNGSPLIGRIVFTRERPSPCPVPASCKKPRVLRQKSDYGAFSQSPAMKKQLDRHLPSPPALDSIITEYLREQHARCKNPVTTCPPFSLFTPHQCPEPKQRRQAPTNFTSRNTRRVVYPKYGGVDGGCFDRHLIFSRFRPMSVFREADEDESGFMCCAFSARERFLMLGTCTGQLKLYNVFTGQEEASYSCHSSAITHLEPSRDGSLLLTSASWSYPLSALWGMKSVFIMKHSFLDDHYVEFSKLSQDRVIGTKEHIAHIYDIQTGQKTLTLNYPDLANNYKRNCATFNPTDDLVLNDGVLWDVRSARAIHKFDKFNMNISGVFHPNGLEVIVNTEIWDLRTFHLLHTVPALDQCRIVFNNNGTVIYGAMLQADDDDDIMEMQTKTPFGSSFRTFNATDYKPIATIDVKRNIFDLCTDTKDCYLAVIENQDSVNTDTVCRLYEVGRQRLAEEEEDEDDQEDDDQDDDDDDDDDSDDDMDTDPLIAELDNENGEDEEDEEDGNNELSLSDDEVSRLLEGDGEEEDDDDDDDDSDDDEEDGDLALDNNSSDNSDLEDDIILSLNE; encoded by the exons GAGGGCATAGTGGAGAGGCTGTTTAAATGGGCCCAGGAGGCTGAGCAACCCCTGATGATCTATGCTACGGGCCTGCTGGCTGGAGCCATGGAGAACCAGGACATCGCTGCCAACTACAGGGAGGAGAACTCAGTCCTG gtGCCTCTAATGCTGCAGCGGCTACGTGAGCTGCAGGCTAAGGACACTGAGAACAGGAAGGAGTTTAAACGGCCCAGTCCCAGGAAGGCCCTGGGGGAACCTCTCCTTCCTCTGGATGAGGAGACTGTTGACGGAGGCTTCGAGGACACCCCGTTCTCCTCTGGGAATAACGGCACAGAGAGGGTGGAGAAGGgaccagaggaggacagagaggagaaccCCTTCCCCCcagggaataacagaacagagaaggGACCAGAGGAGGACATAGAGGAGAGCCCCTTCCCCAGCAATGAGTCTGACAACTCTTCCCACAAGATCAGCAGCTGCACCAGCTCGTCCATTAAAGGCCTGATGAAACCTGTGTCTGCCCCGCAGTCTCTGTCCCACCGGGACTTCCCAGATGGCAGGGCGGAGGGCAGCAGTAACCTCAAGAGGAGGGCGGAGAGGGAGAATGGACGGAAGGTGAAACAGAAGCTGAACTTCTCCCTGCCGGAGCCGGAGAGGAGCTTCAGCGAGCTGTCCAACAGCAGCTGGTCTGAGATGAGCCCCTGGGTGATTGGGAACAACTATCACCTTTACCCTCTGACTCCGGAGATGGAGCAGAGGCTCATCCTACAGTACCTAACCCCTCTGGGGGAGTACCAGGAG CTGTTGGCTGTCTTCATGCAGATGGGAGCCTGTGAGCTGCTCATCCATTACATGGACCTGAAGCAGACCAACGATGTACAGCTCACCTTTGAGGCTCTCAAG TACCTGGCCTCCCTGCTCCTGCATAAGAAGTTTGCAGCCCAGTTTGTGGCCCATGGAGGAGTTCAGAAGCTTCTGGAGATCCCCAAGCCTTCCATGGCCGCCACGGGGGTGTCTCTGTGCCTCTACTACCTGGCCTACAACCAGGATGCCATGGAGAGG GTATGTATGCTGCCTCACTCCATCCTATCTGACGTGGTGAGCTACACTCTGTGGCTGTTGGAGTGTTCCCACGCCTCGGGCTGCTGCCACGccaccatgttcttctccatttCCTTCTCCTACCGAGCCGTGCTGGAACTCTTCGACAGGCAGGACGGCCTCCGACGCCTCGTCAACCTG ATAAGTACGCTGGAGATCTTAAACCCTGAAGACCAGGCGGCCCTGCTGAGTGATGACCAGATCTTCTCCAGCAGGCAGACAGCCAAGCACACCTGCATGGCCCTGCGCAGGTTCTTCGAGGCCCATCTGGCCATCAAGGTGGAGCAGGTCAAGCAGTCCCTGCAGCGGACTGAGGGGGGCGCTCCCATTCACCCTCAGCCCTACTACAAG GCGTGCAGCTACACCCATGAGCAGGTGGTGGAGATGATGGAGTTCCTGATCGAGTACGGCCCAGTCAGATTGTACTGGGAGCCAGCTGAGGTCTTCCACAAGCTGTCCTGTGTTCAGCTGCTGCTGCAGCTCATCTCCATTGCTTGTGACTGGAGGACCTACTATGGCAG GAGTGACACTGTACGTTATGCCCTGGACATACTGAGCATCCTGACAGTGATCCCGAAGACCCAGCTGCTGATGGCTGAGTCTGTGGCTGTGCCAGATGGGGAGGGGGGTAATGCAGTCTCCACCGTGG GTATGAGTGTAGTCCTGTTGGTGGCGGAGGGAGAGGTGTTTGTGAACGACGCCGAGATCCAGAAGTCTGCTCTGCAGGTGGTCATCAACTGTGTGTGTGCTCCGGACAAACGCATGTCCAGCATCGGCAAGTTCATCTCGGGCACTCCTCGTAGACGCCTGCCCCAGACTACCAAGAGCAGCGAGAGCGTGCTCAGCAAGATGTGGAACGTGGTGCAGTCTAACAACGGCATCAAG GTGCTCCTGTCCCTGCTGACGGTAAAGATGCCCATCACAGATGCGGATCAAATCCGGGCCCTGGCCTGTAAGGCCCTGGTGGGTCTGTCCCGCTCCAGCTCAGTCAGACAGATTATCAGCAAGCTGCCTCTCTTCAGCAGCGGACACATCCAGCAGCTTATGAAGGAGCCTGTGCTCCAAGACAAACGCAGCGAACACGTCAAATTCTGCAAGTTTGCGGCAGAGCTCATCAAGCGAGTGTCTGGTAAACCCCTCATGATAGGGACGGATGTGTCCCTGGCCTGGCTGCAGAGGGCTAATGTGGTGGCCCAGTCCAGGATCTCCTTCCCTGAGAAGGAGCTACTGCTGTTGATCCGGAACCACCTGGTGGCCAAAGGCCTGCATGACACGGCCACCACACTCACCAAGGAGGCCGACCTCCCCATGGCCATCCTCCCCCACCCATCTTCCTCAGCTTTACTTCCTGTCGTTGTTccccctcctcctgcctctcctgcCCCTGCCCTCCCCCGGACCCCTCGGCTGGCCAATGGGGTTGCAGCGCGGTTGGCGAGCCACGGCTCTCATCCGTCCATGCCGTTGTCAGTTCAGCCCCGTCCCTCGACATCGCAACTCCTCGCACTCCCCCCGGCCGCCCCTCCCCTGTTGACCCCTCACCAAAGCAACGGCTCTCCCCTAATCGGTCGGATCGTGTTCACGCGAGAGCGCCCGTCGCCATGCCCTGTGCCTGCCAGCTGTAAGAAGCCGCGGGTGCTGAGGCAGAAGTCAGATTACGGTGCCTTCAGCCAGAGTCCAGCCATGAAGAAACAGCTGGACAGACACCTGCCCTCTCCCCCCGCCCTGGACAGCATCATCACAGAGTACCTGAGGGAGCAGCACGCGCGCTGCAAGAACCCTGTCACCACCTGCCCCCCTTTCTCCCTTTTCACCCCCCACCAGTGCCCCGAACCCAAGCAGAGGCGCCAGGCCCCAACCAACTTCACCTCCCGAAACACACGCAGGGTCGTCTACCCCAAGTATGGAGGGGTGGACGGGGGCTGCTTCGACAGACATCTCATCTTTAGCAG GTTTCGTCCCATGTCTGTGTTCAGGGAGGCAGATGAGGATGAGAGTGGGTTCATGTGTTGTGCCTTCTCTGCCCGTGAGCGGTTCCTGATGCTGGGGACGTGTACGGGCCAGCTCAAACTCTACAATGTGTTCACAGGCCAGGAGGAGGCGAGCTACAGCTGCCACAGCTCTGCCATCACACACCTAGAGCCATCACGG GATGGCTCTCTGTTGTTGACGTCGGCATCATGGAGTTATCCTCTGTCTGCACTGTGGGGCATGAAGTCAGTGTTCATCATGAA GCATTCCTTCTTAGATGATCATTATGTGGAGTTCAGCAAACTCTCACAAGACCGAGTTATTGGCACAAAGGAACACATAGCCCAC ATCTATGACATCCAGACGGGGCAGAAAACCCTGACCCTCAACTACCCGGACCTGGCCAATAACTACAAGCGGAACTGTGCGACCTTTAACCCCACTGACGACCTGGTGCTGAACGATGGTGTACTGTGGGACGTGCGCTCGGCTCGTGCCATCCACAAGTTTGACAAGTTCAACATGAACATCAGTGGAGTGTTCCACCCCAATGGCCTGGAGGTCATCGTCAACACTGAGATT TGGGACCTGCGGACTTTTCACCTCCTCCATACAGTGCCAGCTCTGGACCAGTGTAGGATCGTCTTCAACAACAACGGCACGGTCATCTACGGAG CGATGCTCCaggcagatgatgatgatgacattaTGGAGATGCAGACGAAGACTCCCTTTGGCTCCTCCTTCAGGACGTTCAACGCCACCGACTACAAACCCATTG cCACCATTGACGTGAAGAGGAATATCTTTGACCTCTGCACAGACACCAAGGACTGCTACCTGGCTGTGATTGAG AACCAGGACTCAGTCAACACAGACACGGTGTGCAGACTGTACGAGGTGGGACGCCAGAGACtggctgaagaggaggaggatgaagatgatcag GAGGATGACGATCaagatgatgacgatgatgatgatgatgactctGATGATGACATGGACACGGACCCTCTGATCGCTGAGCTGGATAACGAAAACGGGGAGGATGAGGAAGACGAGGAAGACGGGAACAATGAATTATCTCTCTCCGACGATGAGGTGTCTCGTCtgctggagggggatggagaggaggaggatgatgatgatgatgatgatgactcaGATGACGATGAGGAAGATGGGGACCTTGCCCTGGATAACA ACAGCTCTGACAACTCTGACCttgaggatgacatcatcctgTCCCTGAATGAGTGA
- the LOC139368849 gene encoding DDB1- and CUL4-associated factor 1-like isoform X1 gives MASASASVDSKAELTALLEHWLEKWEGEQQASTPDLVNILTKISELVERETEEYHKADPDPFDDRHPGRADPECVLGHLLKILFKDDDFMNALVNSYVMTSRELTLNTAACRLLQNIMPGLETAVVFQEKEGIVERLFKWAQEAEQPLMIYATGLLAGAMENQDIAANYREENSVLVPLMLQRLRELQAKDTENRKEFKRPSPRKALGEPLLPLDEETVDGGFEDTPFSSGNNGTERVEKGPEEDREENPFPPGNNRTEKGPEEDIEESPFPSNESDNSSHKISSCTSSSIKGLMKPVSAPQSLSHRDFPDGRAEGSSNLKRRAERENGRKVKQKLNFSLPEPERSFSELSNSSWSEMSPWVIGNNYHLYPLTPEMEQRLILQYLTPLGEYQELLAVFMQMGACELLIHYMDLKQTNDVQLTFEALKYLASLLLHKKFAAQFVAHGGVQKLLEIPKPSMAATGVSLCLYYLAYNQDAMERVCMLPHSILSDVVSYTLWLLECSHASGCCHATMFFSISFSYRAVLELFDRQDGLRRLVNLISTLEILNPEDQAALLSDDQIFSSRQTAKHTCMALRRFFEAHLAIKVEQVKQSLQRTEGGAPIHPQPYYKACSYTHEQVVEMMEFLIEYGPVRLYWEPAEVFHKLSCVQLLLQLISIACDWRTYYGRSDTVRYALDILSILTVIPKTQLLMAESVAVPDGEGGNAVSTVGMSVVLLVAEGEVFVNDAEIQKSALQVVINCVCAPDKRMSSIGKFISGTPRRRLPQTTKSSESVLSKMWNVVQSNNGIKVLLSLLTVKMPITDADQIRALACKALVGLSRSSSVRQIISKLPLFSSGHIQQLMKEPVLQDKRSEHVKFCKFAAELIKRVSGKPLMIGTDVSLAWLQRANVVAQSRISFPEKELLLLIRNHLVAKGLHDTATTLTKEADLPMAILPHPSSSALLPVVVPPPPASPAPALPRTPRLANGVAARLASHGSHPSMPLSVQPRPSTSQLLALPPAAPPLLTPHQSNGSPLIGRIVFTRERPSPCPVPASCKKPRVLRQKSDYGAFSQSPAMKKQLDRHLPSPPALDSIITEYLREQHARCKNPVTTCPPFSLFTPHQCPEPKQRRQAPTNFTSRNTRRVVYPKYGGVDGGCFDRHLIFSRFRPMSVFREADEDESGFMCCAFSARERFLMLGTCTGQLKLYNVFTGQEEASYSCHSSAITHLEPSRDGSLLLTSASWSYPLSALWGMKSVFIMKHSFLDDHYVEFSKLSQDRVIGTKEHIAHIYDIQTGQKTLTLNYPDLANNYKRNCATFNPTDDLVLNDGVLWDVRSARAIHKFDKFNMNISGVFHPNGLEVIVNTEIWDLRTFHLLHTVPALDQCRIVFNNNGTVIYGAMLQADDDDDIMEMQTKTPFGSSFRTFNATDYKPIATIDVKRNIFDLCTDTKDCYLAVIENQDSVNTDTVCRLYEVGRQRLAEEEEDEDDQEDDDQDDDDDDDDDSDDDMDTDPLIAELDNENGEDEEDEEDGNNELSLSDDEVSRLLEGDGEEEDDDDDDDDSDDDEEDGDLALDNTDSSDNSDLEDDIILSLNE, from the exons GAGGGCATAGTGGAGAGGCTGTTTAAATGGGCCCAGGAGGCTGAGCAACCCCTGATGATCTATGCTACGGGCCTGCTGGCTGGAGCCATGGAGAACCAGGACATCGCTGCCAACTACAGGGAGGAGAACTCAGTCCTG gtGCCTCTAATGCTGCAGCGGCTACGTGAGCTGCAGGCTAAGGACACTGAGAACAGGAAGGAGTTTAAACGGCCCAGTCCCAGGAAGGCCCTGGGGGAACCTCTCCTTCCTCTGGATGAGGAGACTGTTGACGGAGGCTTCGAGGACACCCCGTTCTCCTCTGGGAATAACGGCACAGAGAGGGTGGAGAAGGgaccagaggaggacagagaggagaaccCCTTCCCCCcagggaataacagaacagagaaggGACCAGAGGAGGACATAGAGGAGAGCCCCTTCCCCAGCAATGAGTCTGACAACTCTTCCCACAAGATCAGCAGCTGCACCAGCTCGTCCATTAAAGGCCTGATGAAACCTGTGTCTGCCCCGCAGTCTCTGTCCCACCGGGACTTCCCAGATGGCAGGGCGGAGGGCAGCAGTAACCTCAAGAGGAGGGCGGAGAGGGAGAATGGACGGAAGGTGAAACAGAAGCTGAACTTCTCCCTGCCGGAGCCGGAGAGGAGCTTCAGCGAGCTGTCCAACAGCAGCTGGTCTGAGATGAGCCCCTGGGTGATTGGGAACAACTATCACCTTTACCCTCTGACTCCGGAGATGGAGCAGAGGCTCATCCTACAGTACCTAACCCCTCTGGGGGAGTACCAGGAG CTGTTGGCTGTCTTCATGCAGATGGGAGCCTGTGAGCTGCTCATCCATTACATGGACCTGAAGCAGACCAACGATGTACAGCTCACCTTTGAGGCTCTCAAG TACCTGGCCTCCCTGCTCCTGCATAAGAAGTTTGCAGCCCAGTTTGTGGCCCATGGAGGAGTTCAGAAGCTTCTGGAGATCCCCAAGCCTTCCATGGCCGCCACGGGGGTGTCTCTGTGCCTCTACTACCTGGCCTACAACCAGGATGCCATGGAGAGG GTATGTATGCTGCCTCACTCCATCCTATCTGACGTGGTGAGCTACACTCTGTGGCTGTTGGAGTGTTCCCACGCCTCGGGCTGCTGCCACGccaccatgttcttctccatttCCTTCTCCTACCGAGCCGTGCTGGAACTCTTCGACAGGCAGGACGGCCTCCGACGCCTCGTCAACCTG ATAAGTACGCTGGAGATCTTAAACCCTGAAGACCAGGCGGCCCTGCTGAGTGATGACCAGATCTTCTCCAGCAGGCAGACAGCCAAGCACACCTGCATGGCCCTGCGCAGGTTCTTCGAGGCCCATCTGGCCATCAAGGTGGAGCAGGTCAAGCAGTCCCTGCAGCGGACTGAGGGGGGCGCTCCCATTCACCCTCAGCCCTACTACAAG GCGTGCAGCTACACCCATGAGCAGGTGGTGGAGATGATGGAGTTCCTGATCGAGTACGGCCCAGTCAGATTGTACTGGGAGCCAGCTGAGGTCTTCCACAAGCTGTCCTGTGTTCAGCTGCTGCTGCAGCTCATCTCCATTGCTTGTGACTGGAGGACCTACTATGGCAG GAGTGACACTGTACGTTATGCCCTGGACATACTGAGCATCCTGACAGTGATCCCGAAGACCCAGCTGCTGATGGCTGAGTCTGTGGCTGTGCCAGATGGGGAGGGGGGTAATGCAGTCTCCACCGTGG GTATGAGTGTAGTCCTGTTGGTGGCGGAGGGAGAGGTGTTTGTGAACGACGCCGAGATCCAGAAGTCTGCTCTGCAGGTGGTCATCAACTGTGTGTGTGCTCCGGACAAACGCATGTCCAGCATCGGCAAGTTCATCTCGGGCACTCCTCGTAGACGCCTGCCCCAGACTACCAAGAGCAGCGAGAGCGTGCTCAGCAAGATGTGGAACGTGGTGCAGTCTAACAACGGCATCAAG GTGCTCCTGTCCCTGCTGACGGTAAAGATGCCCATCACAGATGCGGATCAAATCCGGGCCCTGGCCTGTAAGGCCCTGGTGGGTCTGTCCCGCTCCAGCTCAGTCAGACAGATTATCAGCAAGCTGCCTCTCTTCAGCAGCGGACACATCCAGCAGCTTATGAAGGAGCCTGTGCTCCAAGACAAACGCAGCGAACACGTCAAATTCTGCAAGTTTGCGGCAGAGCTCATCAAGCGAGTGTCTGGTAAACCCCTCATGATAGGGACGGATGTGTCCCTGGCCTGGCTGCAGAGGGCTAATGTGGTGGCCCAGTCCAGGATCTCCTTCCCTGAGAAGGAGCTACTGCTGTTGATCCGGAACCACCTGGTGGCCAAAGGCCTGCATGACACGGCCACCACACTCACCAAGGAGGCCGACCTCCCCATGGCCATCCTCCCCCACCCATCTTCCTCAGCTTTACTTCCTGTCGTTGTTccccctcctcctgcctctcctgcCCCTGCCCTCCCCCGGACCCCTCGGCTGGCCAATGGGGTTGCAGCGCGGTTGGCGAGCCACGGCTCTCATCCGTCCATGCCGTTGTCAGTTCAGCCCCGTCCCTCGACATCGCAACTCCTCGCACTCCCCCCGGCCGCCCCTCCCCTGTTGACCCCTCACCAAAGCAACGGCTCTCCCCTAATCGGTCGGATCGTGTTCACGCGAGAGCGCCCGTCGCCATGCCCTGTGCCTGCCAGCTGTAAGAAGCCGCGGGTGCTGAGGCAGAAGTCAGATTACGGTGCCTTCAGCCAGAGTCCAGCCATGAAGAAACAGCTGGACAGACACCTGCCCTCTCCCCCCGCCCTGGACAGCATCATCACAGAGTACCTGAGGGAGCAGCACGCGCGCTGCAAGAACCCTGTCACCACCTGCCCCCCTTTCTCCCTTTTCACCCCCCACCAGTGCCCCGAACCCAAGCAGAGGCGCCAGGCCCCAACCAACTTCACCTCCCGAAACACACGCAGGGTCGTCTACCCCAAGTATGGAGGGGTGGACGGGGGCTGCTTCGACAGACATCTCATCTTTAGCAG GTTTCGTCCCATGTCTGTGTTCAGGGAGGCAGATGAGGATGAGAGTGGGTTCATGTGTTGTGCCTTCTCTGCCCGTGAGCGGTTCCTGATGCTGGGGACGTGTACGGGCCAGCTCAAACTCTACAATGTGTTCACAGGCCAGGAGGAGGCGAGCTACAGCTGCCACAGCTCTGCCATCACACACCTAGAGCCATCACGG GATGGCTCTCTGTTGTTGACGTCGGCATCATGGAGTTATCCTCTGTCTGCACTGTGGGGCATGAAGTCAGTGTTCATCATGAA GCATTCCTTCTTAGATGATCATTATGTGGAGTTCAGCAAACTCTCACAAGACCGAGTTATTGGCACAAAGGAACACATAGCCCAC ATCTATGACATCCAGACGGGGCAGAAAACCCTGACCCTCAACTACCCGGACCTGGCCAATAACTACAAGCGGAACTGTGCGACCTTTAACCCCACTGACGACCTGGTGCTGAACGATGGTGTACTGTGGGACGTGCGCTCGGCTCGTGCCATCCACAAGTTTGACAAGTTCAACATGAACATCAGTGGAGTGTTCCACCCCAATGGCCTGGAGGTCATCGTCAACACTGAGATT TGGGACCTGCGGACTTTTCACCTCCTCCATACAGTGCCAGCTCTGGACCAGTGTAGGATCGTCTTCAACAACAACGGCACGGTCATCTACGGAG CGATGCTCCaggcagatgatgatgatgacattaTGGAGATGCAGACGAAGACTCCCTTTGGCTCCTCCTTCAGGACGTTCAACGCCACCGACTACAAACCCATTG cCACCATTGACGTGAAGAGGAATATCTTTGACCTCTGCACAGACACCAAGGACTGCTACCTGGCTGTGATTGAG AACCAGGACTCAGTCAACACAGACACGGTGTGCAGACTGTACGAGGTGGGACGCCAGAGACtggctgaagaggaggaggatgaagatgatcag GAGGATGACGATCaagatgatgacgatgatgatgatgatgactctGATGATGACATGGACACGGACCCTCTGATCGCTGAGCTGGATAACGAAAACGGGGAGGATGAGGAAGACGAGGAAGACGGGAACAATGAATTATCTCTCTCCGACGATGAGGTGTCTCGTCtgctggagggggatggagaggaggaggatgatgatgatgatgatgatgactcaGATGACGATGAGGAAGATGGGGACCTTGCCCTGGATAACA CAGACAGCTCTGACAACTCTGACCttgaggatgacatcatcctgTCCCTGAATGAGTGA